The Acidobacteriota bacterium genome includes the window CGACATCGATCCTGACGTTCTGGCCTTCGTGAACCGCACGTCGGCAGACTCCGCAGCGCTGGCCGGCAAGGAGCCGGTATCGATTTCCCGGCGCCGCGAGATCGCCGAACAGGTGCGTACACCCTGGGCGCGGGGCGGCCCCGACATGACCGCGACCCATATGGTCAATGTCGGCCCCCGCAGCGTCCGGGCGCGAATCCACATACCGAGCGCCGGGGCGCAGCGCGGCACGTTGATCTATCTGCACGGTGGCGGATGGATGATCTTCAGCATCGACACACACGACCGGTTGATGCGCGAATACGCAGAGCGCGCCGGGTGCGCCGTGATCGGTCTCGACTATTCGCTGGCGCCGGAACATCGCTTCCCCACGCCGCTGGACGACGTTGACGCCTGTCTTGACTGGTTGGCTGAGCACGGGCGCGCTTACGGGCTCAACACGGCACAGGTCGCGCTGGGCGGCGACTCGGCAGGTGCCAATCTCGCCTTGTGCGCGACCTTGCGCAGGCGGGACCGCGGGCAAACCCTGCCCTGTGCCCTGCTGCTGAACTATGCGGCGCTGGATCTCAAGCCGCGAGCCTCATGGCACCGGTATGACGGCGATCCCTATATGCTGGGTGCGGCCGAAATGCAGGATTTCTGGCGGGGCTATCTCGGCACTGCGACGACCGATGATCCGTATGCGCGGCCGCTGCTGGCCGATCTCGCCGGTCTGCCGGCCGCGCATCTTTGTGTCGCCGAATGCGACATCCTTCTGGATGAAAACATTGAATTGCGCGACCGGCTCCAGCGCGCCGGCAGCGAAGTCTCCTGCAAGATTTACCC containing:
- a CDS encoding alpha/beta hydrolase, which codes for MTAIPASKQTDIDPDVLAFVNRTSADSAALAGKEPVSISRRREIAEQVRTPWARGGPDMTATHMVNVGPRSVRARIHIPSAGAQRGTLIYLHGGGWMIFSIDTHDRLMREYAERAGCAVIGLDYSLAPEHRFPTPLDDVDACLDWLAEHGRAYGLNTAQVALGGDSAGANLALCATLRRRDRGQTLPCALLLNYAALDLKPRASWHRYDGDPYMLGAAEMQDFWRGYLGTATTDDPYARPLLADLAGLPAAHLCVAECDILLDENIELRDRLQRAGSEVSCKIYPGATHSFLEAARSSKLADRAIGDAATWLAKQLEA